The Methanosphaera sp. WGK6 DNA segment TGTGGTGTTCCTCTTGGTGCGGATGGTATTCCTACTAATTGGAATCTTCCAAGAGTAGTGTTATCATTTGCCATTGGTCTTTCACCTTGAACTACATGAATATCTACACTTGTTTGACCATCTGCTGCTGTTGTAAATATTTGACTTTTTTTGGTAGGAATTGTTGTGTTACGTTCAATGAGTTTTGTAGCTACCCCTCCCATTGTTTCAATACCTAATGATAATGGTGTTACGTCGAGTAATACTAAGTCATCAATTTCTCCTGCTAGTACTCCTCCTTGAACTGATGCACCTGATGCTACACATTCCATTGGGTCAATTCCTCTTTCTACTTTTTTACCTACAAAGTCTTCAACATATTTTTGGATTGAAGGCATTCTTGTTGGTCCACCTACAAGGATAATTTTATCAATGTCACTGTTACTCATTTTTGCATCAGTTATTGCTTGTTGAATTGGTGCTCCACATTTTTGTATAATTGGATCTACGAGTTCTTCAAGTTTTGCTCTGGTTAATGTCATGTTTAAGTGTAATGGTCCTGCTTGTGTTGCTGTGATGAATGGTAAATTAATATCTGTGGTTAATGTTGTGGATAATTCTATTTTTGCTTTTTCTGCTGCTTCTCTTAAACGTTGTGCTGCTTGATCATCATTTAATAAGTCCACACCATTTTCTTTTTTGAATTCATCTGCAATATATTTCATTAATGCAAGGTCCATGTCTGTTCCACCAAGTTGAGTGTCTCCACTTGTAGCTTGTACTTCGAAGATTCCTTCTCCGAATTCCATGATTGTTACATCGAGTGTTCCTCCACCAAGGTCAAATACTAATATATTTACATCTTCTTCATCAGTTTTATCTAATCCATATGCTAAACTTGCTGCAGTTGGTTCATTTACCAATCTTAGTACTTCTAATCCTGCAATTTTTCCTGCATCTTTTGTTGCTGTTCTTTGGTTATCATCAAAGTATGCTGGTACTGTAATTACTGCTTTTTTAACTGGTTCTCCTAGGAATGATTCTGCATCTTTTTTGATTTTTTGGAGAATTAAAGCAGAAATTTCTTGTGGTGTGTAATCTTTTCCTTGTATGTTTACTGTGTAGTCTGAACCCATATGTCTTTTAATTGCACTTATTGTATTTTCAGGGTTTGTTACTGCTTGTCTTCTTGCTGGTTCTCCTACTAGTACTTCTCCTTCTTCTGTAAATGCTACATAACTTGGGAATGATTTTCCGTATTGTGTTGCTCCTTCTGCACTTGGTATAATTGTTGGTTTTCCACCAATTAATGCTGCTGCTGCGGAGTTACTTGTTCCTAAATCGATTCCTATTACTTTTTC contains these protein-coding regions:
- the dnaK gene encoding molecular chaperone DnaK produces the protein MAEEKVIGIDLGTSNSAAAALIGGKPTIIPSAEGATQYGKSFPSYVAFTEEGEVLVGEPARRQAVTNPENTISAIKRHMGSDYTVNIQGKDYTPQEISALILQKIKKDAESFLGEPVKKAVITVPAYFDDNQRTATKDAGKIAGLEVLRLVNEPTAASLAYGLDKTDEEDVNILVFDLGGGTLDVTIMEFGEGIFEVQATSGDTQLGGTDMDLALMKYIADEFKKENGVDLLNDDQAAQRLREAAEKAKIELSTTLTTDINLPFITATQAGPLHLNMTLTRAKLEELVDPIIQKCGAPIQQAITDAKMSNSDIDKIILVGGPTRMPSIQKYVEDFVGKKVERGIDPMECVASGASVQGGVLAGEIDDLVLLDVTPLSLGIETMGGVATKLIERNTTIPTKKSQIFTTAADGQTSVDIHVVQGERPMANDNTTLGRFQLVGIPSAPRGTPQIEVTFDIDSNGIINVSAKDQGTGKEQQITITSSNKLSDEEIEQKVKEAEAHAEEDKKRQQEIEIRNNADTLVYTVDKTLEELKDQLAEEKQTLLKDQQAELKDAIEKDDIDLIKEKSETLDKTIQEIGAEIYQQAAEAQQQAQQQAQDNPSQADDDTIDADFEKQ